AAGACGATCGACAGGACGGCGAGCGGGGCGATCCAGGGGCGTCGCCACCAGCGGCGTGGCCTGCGGCTCGGTGCGGGGGTGGGCGGCTGGTCGGGCTGGGGACCGGTGCTGGGCGTCTCGGTGATCGTGGTCATGGCGGGGCTCCTGTCTGCTCGCCGGCAGCTGCGGAACGCGGAGGGATCGCACCGGCGGGGACCTGATCGGAATGTTGCCGAGTACGGCGTACGCGATGCGTATGCCGTACGCACTGCGTAGGGTATACGCATCGCTAGGATGATCGCATCCAGGAAGGTGGCGGAGATTTGGCTTCGGCAGACAGCGACGACGAGATCCCCCGGAGCCTCCGGGTCCTCTGGGGACGGACCGACCGGCGCCCCCGAGCACCGCAACCGGCACTCAACCTGGACCGCATCGTCGCCACCGCCATCGAGATCGCCGACACCGACGGCATCGGCGCACTCTCCATGGCCCGCCTCGCCGAGCGGCTCGGCTGCGCCACCATGTCGCTCTACCGACACGTGGCCAACAAGGAAGAGCTACAGGTGTTCATGATGGACGCCGCCCCCGGCGATCCGCCGGACATCCAGACCGCCCCCGGAGACTGGCGCGCCGGGTTGGAGCGCTGGGCCCGGGAACTACAGGCCGTCTACTACCGACACCCGTGGATCCTTCAGATCACCGCCGGTCACCCACCACTGGAGCCGGGTCAGCTCGCCTGGCTCGACTGCGGTCTGCGTACGCTCACCGGCACTCGACTGGACCCGCAGGAAAAGATGAAGGTCATCCTGCTGGTGCTGAACTACGTACGGGGAGAGGCGCAGATCGCCCTGACCCTGCATCAGGCAACCGGCCCGGAAGACCACACCGACCACGATCGGCAGATTTGGTACGGGCGGATGCTGACCAAGCTGGTGGACGCCGAGCACCTTCCCGCGCTGGCCGAACTCTCCACCGCCGGCACCTTCGATCCGGGCAGGCTCGAAGCCCACCAGCCGCCGTTCGACTTCGCCCTGGCCCGGATCCTCGACGGCCTCGAAGTCCTGCTCCGGTCCGAGACCTTGCCCCCGGGCCGCCAGGCGGGACCGTGACGGGGACAAGACTTCCCCGCCCCGGTGCACCCGGCGGAAGCCGCCCGGTCAGCTCCGGACGAGCTGCTCGCGAGCCGAATCAAGTGCGAAGCGCATCGAACCGGCCGCCCCGTCGGGCCGCCAGCCCTCGGCCAGACCGGCCCGGACCACCCGCTCGACAACTGCCGGAGTGATCGGCTCCAGCTCCATCACCTCGGCGATCCGCTCGGGCGGCGCGGTGATGATCAGCCCGAAGTTCAACCACGGGTCGTCGAAAGCCACCCGGACGTCCAGCCGGCAGCCGCGCCCGTTGGCGCCGCCCCACACCCGGAGTTCCACGTGGCTCTCCCCGCCCGAGCGGACCAGCCAGCGGTAGTCGGCACCATCAACATGAATCCGGCGCAGCCTGCGTCCCATCCGGCCACAGTAGATGGACAAACCGAGGGACCGCACCGTCATTTGCCGTCCCGAACTTCGTCGCTCCTTTCGTCGCGCATTCCGTCGCGCATTCCGTCGCGACGAAGCACCAGCAGGTCCAGCCGGTCCACCACCGGGGTGGCATCCGGGCCGGCGACCCGGGCCGCCGTACGCATCCGGTCCAGACCTGCCGCGTACGCCGCGTCGCTGATCAGTTGCAGCGGCGTGTGCGCCGCGCGGCGCAGGTTCGCCACGGCCTGCGCCAGGGAGGCCGCGCTCACCTGCGGGACCTGTTCGAGCGCGACGAACTCGAACCCGGCCGTCGTGAACGTGTCGCGGACCTGCTCCACACTCGGATAACCGTCCAGCACCCGGATCGCCTCGGGAAAGTAGCGGAACAGGGTGATCTGCTCGTGCCGGCCGGCGAACGCCGAACGGATCAGCACCGGAGCACCGGGGCGGAGGACCCGCCGCAGCTCCGCCGCCGCCGCGCCGAGGTCGGTCACGTGGTGGATCACGGTGGAGATCCAGGCGCCGTCGACGTACGCGTCCGGCAGGGGTAGGGCGGCGGCGTCACCGGCCAGCATGCCCGGAAAAACCGAGCGGGCCCGCATCTCGGCCGACGGCTCCACCGCGACCATTTCGATCCCGTACCAGTCGGTGAAGAGGCGGGCCCAGGTCCCGGTCCCCGCGCCGAGATCAAGCACGCGGGTCCCGGCACGGGGACGCAGGTGCCGGGCGACGGCCTCCCGCCAGTGCGCCGCCGCGTCCGGATCGAGTTGCCGATTGGCGGCAAACGCCTCGGCCTGCTCGGCCGCGTACTCCGTCATGCCCATCGCCGCTCCCCCACTCGCTACGGGTAGTCGCTGACCTCAGACAGGTTGCTGTCGGGTCGCGCGGGTAGATCGTTCGCACCGCTGCGTATCTTTCGCGGCGCCCAGGGTGCTCGCCGTCACCACACTCCGGTCGAGCCGTCGGTGAGTTCCCGCAGGATGTCGATGTGACCGGCGTGCCGGGCGGTCTCGTCGATCATGTGAACGTAGATCCAGCGCAGCGAGACCGCGCCCATCTGCTCATGGCTGCCGGTGTCGTCGAGGGCGTACCCGGCGGCGGTCTCCCGCGACCGGGCACACTCTCGGGAGTAGTCGTCGAGTAGTTCCGCCATGCTGGTGTGCTCCACCGACCAGCCACCGTCGGCGTCACCGGGCGGTGTGGGCCGACCGGCGAGATGATGCTGGAACCAGTTGCGTTCGACCACGGCCAGGTGGCGCAGCAGCCCGGCGAGGGTGGTCTCGGACGGGACGAGCCGACGCTTGGCGTCGGCGTCCGACACGTCGTGCAGCTTGGTCACGACGATCCGGCGGTAGAAGTCGAGAAAGGATTCCAGGACCTGGCGTTCGTCCGAGGTGACGACAAGTTCCGGTCCGAACGGCGGCGTGAGCGGCATCGTCTCCATACGCCACGTTAACCCCTCGCCCCGCGCCATGCCCGCCCGCGGCCACCTCGCCCACGCCGCGCCCGCACCCCGCCGCGCGGCGGCGGCGTTAGGAAGGGCCCCTTCCTATACAGAAAGCGATAACAAGGGGCCCTTCCTTCGTCAGGCGACGGAGGCGAGGTAGGCAGCGGTCTTCGCCGGGTCCATCAGCCAGTTGGCGTAGTCGGAGGGGTCGGAGAAGCCGTTGGCGAACCGGCGGGCAACCGTCTGATTGGCCACCGCGGTACCGAGGATCTGCTGTACGTGCTCGGGCAGCGGCGCCAGCATCGCGTTGGTCCAGTCGGTGACCGGTGCCCCGGACCGCTCCCAGAAGTCGGCGAAGGTCTGTTCCATCCACGCCCGGTCGAACGGCTGGTCACCGTGGCTGACGATCGCCGCGAGGTACGCGGCGGCGCACTTGGCGGCGGTGTTGCTGCCCTGCCCGGTGATCGGGTCGTTGGCGATGACCACGTCGGCCATGCCCAGGACGAGTCCACCCGACGGCAGCTCGGCCACGGGGTGCCGGACCGTCGGGGTGTACCGGCCGGAGAGGGTGGCGCGGGCGTCGGTGAGCTCGACCTCCGCGCAGCGGTCGTACACCCAGGGGGTGTAGCGACGGGCCAGCTCCAGGGTGAGCTTGAGCTGTTCGGCCGGGTCGAGCCGCTCCTGCCACAGGTCCAGCGGGCCGTCCGGGACCGCCTCCCAGAACAGGATGTCGCAGGGGCCGCTGCGGGTCAGGGCGGGGATCACGAACAACTCCCCCAACCCGGGTACGGCGTTGAAGCCGACGTTCGGCGCCGGGAACCGGGGGTCGGGCGCCAGCCCGTGCACGTACGAGACCGCCAGCCCGCGCTGCGGGGCGGTGTGTGGGGAACGGGCCGTGTCGCGGTCGAAGACGCCGACGAGTTCGCCCTTGCCGGCGGCGACCACGGTCAGGTCGTACCGGCCGATCCGGGTGAGCCCGTCCAGGTCGGCGGTGGTGACCCCCTGGTAGTGCAGGATGCCGCCGCGCTCTTCGAAGAGTTCCAGCCAGGCGGCCATCTTCACCCGTTGGTCGGTGCTCTGCGCCGGGTCGTCGAGCGGGGCGATGATGCTCAGGGCCCGTTGCCCCGGGGGCGCGGAGAGTGAGACGTGGAAGCCGGCGATCTGCGGCGCCTGGTCGTCCCAGAGGTTCAGCCCGTACGCCCGTTCGGTCTGCAACGCCTGGTGGAACATTGCCTGGGTGCTCATCACCCAGCCCTCGCGGATCTCCTCGGGGGTCCGCGCCGACATCAGCGTCACCTGGTAACCCTCGGCCAGCAGGCTGAGACCGAGTTGCAGGCCGGACTGTCCGGCACCGATGATCAGGATCTTCCGCATCGTCTTTCTCTCCCAGGGGTGGTAGGGGCTATCGGCCGGCGGCGGCCGGGGCGGGGCCGGCGGGGCGGGGACCGGCCACGGGTACGGCGGGCCGGTGGACAGGCCGTCGACCGCCGGTACGGCGCATGGTGTGTTCCACGACGGTGAGCAGTGCCCGCGCGACGGAACCGGTGTCCCGGGCATCGCAGCTGATCACCGGCACGTTCGGGTCCAGTGCGAGCGCGCGTCGTACGTCGGCGAGTTGGTGGGTGAGCCGGCCGTCGAAGAGGTTGACGCAGACCACGAACGGCAGGTTGCTGTCCTGTTCGAAGTAGTTGACCGCCGCGAACGACACGTCCAAGCGGCGGGTGTCGACCAGCACCAACGCGCCGACGGCGCCCCGGCACAGGTCGTCCCACATCGGCCAGAACCGGGCCTGTCCGGGCGTACCAAAGAGGTAGAGGACCAGGTCGTCGGCGACGGTCCGGCGGCCGAAGTCCATGGCGACGGTGGTGGTGGTCTTGTCGATGCCCGGGTCGAGCCGGTCGACCGGTTCGCTGGCGGCGGTCATCCAGGCTTCGGTGTTCACCGGTGGGATCTCCGAGATCGACCCGACGAAGGTGGTCTTTCCCACCCCGAATCCACCTGCGACGACGATCTTCGCCGAGGTGACGGGTGGCGGCTCAGGCGAGTTGTAGGAGGCCATCGCGGAGTCTTTCCAGAAGCCGGGAATCAAACGGGGAGGAGTAGGTCTCGGGGTGGATCTGCAACCGGTTGGTGGTGGCGAGGTCGTCGATGACCACCCGGGTCACGCCGAGCGGCATCCCGGAGTACGCGGAGAGTTCGGCGACCGAGGTGGTACGCCGGGCCCGGTCGTAGAGCGACCTCGTCTCCGGCGGCAGGCCGGCGGCGAACCGGGGGTCGTAGTACGGCACCGAGATCAGGGTGTGTACGAAGAGGCGCTGCCGGGTGCGCGTACGGCCGCCGGTAAGCACGTAGGGTCGCACCTTCCAATGTGCGGTAGCCACGGTGGCGATCGCTCCCTCGAGAGTGCGCGGTCGGGGTCTGGTTCGGGCGCGGGTACGGGCTGACCCGCTGTCGGCCCGCGTACGCGACGTCCGCTGCGGCGGTGGTCAGCCGACGCGCTGGCCGGCGGCGGTACGGCGCTGGAGGTCGCTGCGGACCTGCGGGCTGAGCAGATGGCCGACCGCGCCGACGAACTTCGTCATCTGGTAGGCGACCACCCGAAGGTCGCAGCCGCTGGTGGCGGCGACCGCGAGACCCGCCGAGTCGCCCACCCGCATGAAGAGCAGGTGTCCACGGGGCAGGCGGACGGTGAGGTATTCGGAGAGTCCCAGGTCGAGCAGGGCGGCGCTGCGGTCGGCCATGCTGATCAGGCCGGAGGTGAGCGCCGCCAACTGGTCGCCGAGGTCGCGGGAGACCATGTCCGAGGCGACGAGTTGCAGCCCGTCCAGGCTGACCAGCAGCGCGTGCGTCACCCCCGCCGTCTCGGTCGCGAACCGCCCGAGCAGCCACCCGAAATCCTGTGGGGCCTGGACTCCGGCCGGCGGGCGGGGCAGGTCACTGCGCGGGCTGGTCATCACGATGTCCTTCGTCGCTGGGGTGTGGTTGCTGCCCGTCGCGGGAACCGGCCGCGAACCCGTCACGGAAACCGGTGGCGAAGTCGAGCGTCTCGTCCGGCCAGGCGAGCTGGTCCGATCCGACCGTCGGGCCGGTCGGTGCCAGGGGCGGGGCGGGCAGGTCGCCGCGGAGGCTGGCCGGTTCCCGCCGGGGCAGGCCGTTCGGGCTCGACCCGGTTCCGGCCGGCGACGGTCCGCTGCCGTTGACCCGGGGCGCCGGGCCGTCGGCCGGCTGCCGCGACGGCTGATGCGGCGCCTGATGCGGCGCCTGGTGCGGCGGCTGGTGCGACGCGAATCCCGGCGGGGTGAACCGGGGCGGGGCGGACGGTGCCCGAACGGACGGGGGCTGGACGGCCGGTGCCGGGGCGGACGAGAGCTGGTCCGGACCGGGTCGGGCCGGCTGGACGGGCTGGGTCGGATTGGGTCGGACCGGCTGGCCGGACGAGGTCTGAGCGGGTCGGGCCGGCGGAGGCAGGGACGCGGGTCGGGGCAGCGGGGGTGCGGCGGGCCTGGCCGCTGCGGTCGGGGGCAGTGCCGCCACGGGCCGGACCGGTGGGGGCGGGGCGGGCGACAGGGCGTGCGGATTCGGGGCGTCGTGCGAGGAGGGGATCTCGCAGAGCAGCCCGGCGGGGAGCAGGGCGGTCGCCGTGGTGCCGCCACCCGGACGTGCGGTGAGCCGTACACCGATTCGGTGCGCGGCGGCGAGCCGCTGCACCACCAGCAACCCCAGCCGGTTCGCGCTCGCCGGGTTGACGGCGTGCGGTGCCGCACTGGCCAGCATGGCGTTGACGTCGGCGAGTTGCCCAGGGGTGAAGCCCAGGCCGGTGTCCTCCACCCGCAGCAGCACGCTGCCCGCCTCGGTCAGGTGGGCCGAGACGGTGACGGGCATGGACGGCGGGGAGAACCTGGTCGCGTTGTCGAGTACCTCGGTCAGCACCCGGATCACGTCGTCGGCGGCGAAGTCGACCACGGCGAGGTGGGCGATGACGCCGAGGCGTACCCGGGGGTAGTGCTCGATCGCCGACGTCGCCGCCCGGGCCACGTCGATCAGCGAGGTGATCTGACGTCCGGCGTCGTCGACCGGCCGACCGGCGAGCACCAGCAGGTTCTCGGCCTGCCGACGGATCCGGGTGTTGGCGTGGTCGATCCGGTAGAACTGGGCCAACCGGCCGGGGTCCTGTTCGTCCGCCTCGACCTCGGCGAGCTGCCCGCCGGTCTGGTACGCGGCGGCCAGGATGCGGAGTGCGAACTGCTCGCAGAGCGCCGGCCACGCCTGCGCCGCCGTGAACTGCGGTCCAGCCGGATCCCGATCGAGGGCGGACGTGGGTCGAACGGACTCGGCGCCGTCCGCCGGTGCGGCGTCGAAGATGTCGGCGGCGGTCGGGTCGAGCCACCGGGCGACCCGACGTCGCAGTCCACCCGGCCGGTTCATCGCAGGACCTTTGAGCAGCACATATCCTGTTCTTCCGGATCAGTGATGAACTCACATAGGGCACGGCATTTATTTATGCTTCGAGGTTTTTGTGCCATAGCTCGGTGTAGCTAATCAGCCCCACTCAGGAACGGCAATAGGGGCCGGCGCTCCACACGTGGTGCATACCCCTAGGGGCAGGACATCGATGATCGACGACGCCACCGGGATTAACTTTGTCCGGTCTGCCGGCCTCCGGGGCGCGCAGCGGCGACACTACCGGGATGGGAGTTCTCCGCATCAATGGCACAACAGCGCTGGTCACCGGTGGTTCGTCGGGCATCGGCGCGGCTGCGGCCCGGCAGTTGGCCGGCGCGGGCGCCCGCGTCTTCCTCGCCGGCCGCGACGCCGCCAAACTCACCGACCTGGCGGACCGGATCGGCGGCACGGCGGTGATCGGCGACCTCACCGAACCCGCCGGAGCCGCCGAACTGGCCGACCGGGTCCTGACCGAGGCGGGGCGGGTCGACGTACTCGTGAACAACGCCGGGCAGGGCTGGGCCGGCTCGTTCACCGGCATGGACGAGCCCGAGATCGCCCGGATGGTGGCGCTCAACCTGACCGCACCGCTCCTGCTCACCCGGGCCGTACTCCCGGACATGCTGGCGCGCGGACGCGGCCACCTCGGCTTCGTCGGCTCGATCGCCGGCCGGCTCGGGGTACGGGACGAAGCCGTCTACTCGGCGACCAAAGCGGGGCTGAGCGTCTTCGCCGACAGCCTGCGACACGAGACCGCCGGGCGCGGAATCGTGATCACCGAACTGGTGCCTGCGGTGGTGGACACCCCGTTCTTCGTACGCCGGGGTCGCCCCTACGACCGCCGCTCCCCTCGCCCGGTCTCGGCCGAACGGGCCTCCGCCGCGCTGCTCACCGCCATGTTCGCCGGCCGCCCCGAGGCGTACCTGCCGCGCTGGCTCTACCTTCCGGTGGCGATCCGCGCCACCCTCCCCCGCACCTACCGCCACCTCTCCCGCCACTGGGGCTAACCCCCTTCCCCCTCGATCTAGGGCGTATCCGCGCCGTAGGAGATCAACCGACGCGGATTTGCCCTAGATCGACGAGGTGGGTGGGCGGGCGGGCGGGTGGCCGGGGGGTTAGCTGGTGGAGCGGAGGGCGCGGATGGACTGGGTGAGGGAGTTCATGGTGGCCAGGACGGCGGTGGGCTCGTAGCCGCAGTGGGCCATGCAGTTGGCGCAGCGGGAGTCCTTGCCCCGGCCGTAGCTCGACCAGTCGGTGGTCTCGATCAACTCCTTGTACGTCTTGGTGTAACCGTCGTTCATCAGGTAGCAGGGGCGCTGCCAGCCGAAGAGCGAATACGACGGGATCGCCCAGGCGGTGCACGGGAAGTCGATCTTGCCCTCCAGGAAGTCCAGGAAGAGCGGCGAGTGGTTGAGCCGCCACTTGCGCCGCCGCCCGTCCGCGAACGCCTTGCGGAACATCGACCGGGTCTCCGTCACCCCGAGGAAGTGCTCCTGGTCCGGCGCCTTGTCATAGGCGTACGCCGGGGAGAGCATCATCTGGTCGACGGCGAGTTCGTCGTTGAGGTAGTCGAGCACCTCGATCACCGTCTGCGGCGTGTCGGTGGAGAAGAACGTGGTGTTGCTGGTGACCCGGAAGCCACGCCGCTTGGCCTCCCTGATCGCCTCCACCGCCTGGTCGAAGACGCCGTCCTTGCAGACCGAGGCGTCGTGCCGTTCCTTCAGGCCGTCGATGTGCACCGCCCACGAGAAGTACGGCGAGGGCCGGAACTTGTCCAGCTTCTTGGTCATCAGCGCCGCGTTGGTGCAGAGGATGACGTACTTGCGGCGCTTGACCAACTCGTTGACGATCACGTCGATCTGCGGATGCATGAGCGGCTCACCACCGGCGATGGAGACCATCGGCGCCCCTGACTCCAACACCGCGCCGACCGCCTGCTCCACCGGCATCCGCCGCTTCAGCACGTCGGCCGGATGCTGGATCTTCCCGCAGCCGGCGCAGGCGAGGTTGCAGGCGAAGAGCGGCTCCAATTCCACCAGCAGCGGGAAGTACTTCTTGCGGCGCAGCTTCTGCCCGATCAGATAGCGGCCGACCCGGATGCTCTGACGCAACGGCATACTCATCGCGGACGTTTCTCCTTTGGCAGGGTGAAATGCACTTCCTCCGTGCTGGTCGTACGTTCCCGTACGGCCCGCGCGCCGAGCCCGACGAGCGCCGCCACGGTCTGGTCGACCAGGTGCGGCGGAGCCGACGCACCCGCGGTGACACCGACCGTGCGGATACCGGCGAGCCAGCGCAGGTCCACCGCGCCGACGTCGTCGACCAGGTGGGCCGGGGTACCGGCGCGCCTCGCCACCTCCACCAAACGCAACGAGTTGGAGGAGTTCGAGGATCCGAGGACCAGCACCAGATCCGCCTCGGCGGCGATCGCCCGGAGCGCGACCTGGCGGTTGGTGGTGGCGTAGCAGATGTCGTCCGAGGAGGGGCCGGTCAGGGCCGGGAAGCGGCGGCGCAACACGTCCAGCACCCCGCTCACCTCGTCGACCGCGAGCGTGGTCTGGACCAGGTAGGAGACCCGGTCGGGGTCGGCGACCTCGACCCGCTCCGCCTCCCCGGGGCTCTGCACCAGGGTCACCCGTCCCGGCACCTCACCGAGCGTGCCCTCGGTCTCCTCGTGCCCGGCGTGACCGATCAACAGCACGGTACGGCCCTGTCCGGCGTACCGGCGGGCCTCGTTGTGCACCTTTGTCACCAGCGGGCAGGTCGCGTCGATCACCGGCAGCCCTCGGTCGGCGGCGGTCCGGCGTACCTCGGCGGAGACGCCGTGGGCCGAGAAGACGGTGACGGCGCCGTCGGGCACCTCGGTCAACTCGTCCACGAAGACCGCGCCGCGCCGGCTCAGGTCGTCGATGACGTGGGTGTTGTGCACGATCTGCTTGCGTACGTACACCGGTGGGCCGTGCCGGTCCAGGGCCTGCTCCACCACGGTGATCGCCCGTTCCACCCCGGCGCAGAACGAGCGGGGTGCGGCCAGCACGACCTGTTCGAGGCTGGTCGCCCCGGCCCACTCCGCCAGACCCGGGCCGACCCGGGTCAGCGCCCGCAGCGCGGTCGCCACCCGCCCCAGGGTGGCGGCCCGGAACAGCGGCTCCGGTGCCACGTCGGCGATCACCCGTACGCAGGCGGTGGGGCGGTCCGGCGGACCGGCGAGCAGCGCGGAGGACTCGGTGTCCACGGCGAGCGCGCCGGTGGCGGCGAGTCGGTCCCGGTCCGCGCCGTCGACCAGCCGGTCGCTGCTCACCACCGGGCCGAGGTGGACGGTCAGCCCCTGCCGGCGCAGTGTCGCGGCGAGCATCGGCGCCGAGGGGCAGGGCAGTCGCTCGTCGCCGGTCCGGCCGTCCCGGCGTACCTCGGTGGCGACCACGACGTCGCCAGGGCGCAGTGCCGGGTCGAGACCGCCGGCGATGCCGGCCACCGCGAGCGCCGAGGTGCCGCCGTAGCCGGCGGCGGCGCGGGTGGCCCGGGACAACCCGCGACCGGTACGCCGCAGCGGCGCGCCGGCCGGCAGGGCACGACGCAGCGCGCGGGCCTCCATCCGCATCGGCGCGAAGAGCACCCAGTCGCCGGACAGGTCGGTGCGTTCGCCGAGTCCGGTCACCCGCGCCCCCCGCTGATCGCGCCCACGTCGGCGTTGGCCCCGACGGTGGCGCCGTCCCGGCCGGTGGCGCCGTTCCGGGCCGCCGAAGGGTGAGCGGCCCCGACCCCGACGCTCTCCCCGGTGGCGGAAGCGGCGAGGATGCGGCCGAGGGCGCTGACCGGGAAAACGAGCCGGTACAGGTGGTAGTTGATGTAGAAGTCGCCCGGGAAGCCGGTGCCGGTGTACTGCGGCTCGTCCCAGGTGCCGTCGGGGCGCTGGGTCGCCACCAGCCAGTCGATGCCGCGCCGGGCCGGCTCGCTGTCGCCGTGGCCGGTGGCGTGCAGGGCCAGCAGCGCCCAGGCGGTCTGCGACGCCGTCGAGGTGCCCCGGCCCCGCCAGGACCGGTCTCGGTAGGACCGCATGTCCTCGCCCCAGCCGCCGTCCGGGTTCTGCGCCCGGTGCAACCAGCCGACCGCGCGTACCAGCACCGGGTCGTCGACCGGGAGGCCCGCCGCGACCAGCGCGGGCACCACCGCACCGGTGCCGTAGACGTGGTTGGCGCCCCAGCGGCCGAACCAGGAGCCGTCGCGTTCCTGAGCCCGCAGCAACCAGGCCACCCCGCGCCGGACCGCCGCCGAGTCGGACGGCCCACGGGCGCAGAGCGCCTCGACCACGTGCGCGGTCACGTCCGCGCTGGGCGGGTCGATCACCTCACCGAAGTCGCAGAACGGCAGCTCGCGGGCGACGGTACGGGTGTTGTCGGCGTCGAACGCACCCCAGCCGCCGTCACGCGACTGCATGCCGCGCAGCCACTGCTCGCCCCGGTCCAGCGCCGCTGGCGTACGCGGGTCGTTGCCGCCGCGCCGCAACGCCATCAGCACCTCGGCGGTGTCGTCGGTGTCCGGGTAGCCGTCGTTGTCGAACTCGAACGCCCAGCCGCTCGGCGGCAGGTCGGGCCGGCGTACCTGCCAGTCCCCACCGACCCGGATCTCCTCGTCGAGCAGCCAGCTCTGCGCGCGTACCAGGGCTCGGTGGTCGGCGGGAAGGCCGGCGTCGGCGAGCGCGATCACCGCGAGCGCGGTGTCCCAGACCGGCGACTGGCACGCCTCCAACCGGCGCAGTTCCCCCTCCGGGCTGGCCTCCCGCACGGTGAAGCGGTCCAGGCCGGCGAGCCCGGTCCGGAGCACCGGGTGGTCGAGCGGGTAACCCAGCAGGTGGAGTGCGATCAGCGAGTAGACCCACGGCGGTTGGATCCCACCCCAGGAGCCGTCCGCCTCCTGCCGCGCCACGATCCACTCGGCGGCGCGGCGCAACGCGTTGCGGCGTACGGACCGCAGTGGCCGCCGCTCGTAGCCGCGCAGCGCCCCGTCCAGCCGCTGGAACCAGCCGGTACGGCTGCGCAGCGACGTCGACGGCGGCGTCGGGCGTACGCCGGTCCGGAGTTCGTCCAGGGCGAAGCCGAGCGGGCGGACCGGACGCAGCGCCCGCACGATCGACAACGGCACGATGGTCTGCCGGGCCCAGCAGGCGAAGTCGTAGATGTTCAGCGGCACCCAGGACGGGAGGAGGACCACCTCCGGTGGTACGGCGGGGATCCGGTCCCAGGGCCACTCGCCGAACAGGGCCAGCCAGATCCGGGTGAAGACCCGACTCAGTTCGATCCCACCGTGGGCGAGGACGAACTCGCGGGCGGTACGGAGGTGTTCGGCGTCGACCGGGTCGCCGGCGAGCCGCAGCGCGGCGTACGCCTCGATGGTGGTGGAGAGGTCGCCGGGGCCGTCGTGGAAGTTGGCCCAGCTCCCGTCCGCCTGCTGCTGGCTGCGGATCCACCGGGCGGTGGCCTCGGTCTCCTCGGCGGTACGGATGCCGAGGAACTGCCGCATCAGCAGGTCCTCGGCCTCCATCGTCACATTGGTGGCCAGCTCCCCCTGCCACCAGCCGCCGGGATGCTGCGCGGCGAGCAGGTGGTCGCGGGCCCGGCCCAGGGCGTCGACCGCCCGCCGCTGCCGGTCGTCGACGGCGGCACCGGCCGGCGGGTCGAGCGTGGCACCGGCGGACTCGATCCCGGGCACCACGGCGGCGTCGACCGCCTCCGCGACCGCCAGGTCGACCGCCTGCGCGACGTCGAGTTCGACCACGCCGTCGGCGTTCGGGGTGGCGATCGCCTCGTCGACCGGACCGGTCCCCGGGCCGACGTCGGGTTCGGCGCCCATCAGTGGTCCCGGCCGGTCATGAACCGGGCGATCTCCACCAGCTCCCGGTGCACCTCGGCCAGGGCGTTCGCCTCCGGCCCGTCGCTCGCGCCGACTTCGGTGAGCCGGTCGAGCTCGGCGAGGGCCTCGGTGAGCAGCCGGTCGGCCTCCTTCTCGGTCCAGTCCCGGGCACCGGTCTCCTCGATCAGGTCGGCGGCCAGGGCGAGGTCGGCGGTGGAGAGCTCGCCCGGGGTGGCGTACAGCTCCTGGAGCTGCTCACTGGCTGTTCCGCCGGCGGTGAGGGCGCGGACCACCGGCACCGACTTCTTCCGGGCGACCAGGTCGGCCAGGACC
The Micromonospora pisi DNA segment above includes these coding regions:
- the shc gene encoding squalene--hopene cyclase; this encodes MGAEPDVGPGTGPVDEAIATPNADGVVELDVAQAVDLAVAEAVDAAVVPGIESAGATLDPPAGAAVDDRQRRAVDALGRARDHLLAAQHPGGWWQGELATNVTMEAEDLLMRQFLGIRTAEETEATARWIRSQQQADGSWANFHDGPGDLSTTIEAYAALRLAGDPVDAEHLRTAREFVLAHGGIELSRVFTRIWLALFGEWPWDRIPAVPPEVVLLPSWVPLNIYDFACWARQTIVPLSIVRALRPVRPLGFALDELRTGVRPTPPSTSLRSRTGWFQRLDGALRGYERRPLRSVRRNALRRAAEWIVARQEADGSWGGIQPPWVYSLIALHLLGYPLDHPVLRTGLAGLDRFTVREASPEGELRRLEACQSPVWDTALAVIALADAGLPADHRALVRAQSWLLDEEIRVGGDWQVRRPDLPPSGWAFEFDNDGYPDTDDTAEVLMALRRGGNDPRTPAALDRGEQWLRGMQSRDGGWGAFDADNTRTVARELPFCDFGEVIDPPSADVTAHVVEALCARGPSDSAAVRRGVAWLLRAQERDGSWFGRWGANHVYGTGAVVPALVAAGLPVDDPVLVRAVGWLHRAQNPDGGWGEDMRSYRDRSWRGRGTSTASQTAWALLALHATGHGDSEPARRGIDWLVATQRPDGTWDEPQYTGTGFPGDFYINYHLYRLVFPVSALGRILAASATGESVGVGAAHPSAARNGATGRDGATVGANADVGAISGGRG
- the ispH gene encoding 4-hydroxy-3-methylbut-2-enyl diphosphate reductase yields the protein MRMEARALRRALPAGAPLRRTGRGLSRATRAAAGYGGTSALAVAGIAGGLDPALRPGDVVVATEVRRDGRTGDERLPCPSAPMLAATLRRQGLTVHLGPVVSSDRLVDGADRDRLAATGALAVDTESSALLAGPPDRPTACVRVIADVAPEPLFRAATLGRVATALRALTRVGPGLAEWAGATSLEQVVLAAPRSFCAGVERAITVVEQALDRHGPPVYVRKQIVHNTHVIDDLSRRGAVFVDELTEVPDGAVTVFSAHGVSAEVRRTAADRGLPVIDATCPLVTKVHNEARRYAGQGRTVLLIGHAGHEETEGTLGEVPGRVTLVQSPGEAERVEVADPDRVSYLVQTTLAVDEVSGVLDVLRRRFPALTGPSSDDICYATTNRQVALRAIAAEADLVLVLGSSNSSNSLRLVEVARRAGTPAHLVDDVGAVDLRWLAGIRTVGVTAGASAPPHLVDQTVAALVGLGARAVRERTTSTEEVHFTLPKEKRPR
- a CDS encoding SDR family NAD(P)-dependent oxidoreductase, translated to MGVLRINGTTALVTGGSSGIGAAAARQLAGAGARVFLAGRDAAKLTDLADRIGGTAVIGDLTEPAGAAELADRVLTEAGRVDVLVNNAGQGWAGSFTGMDEPEIARMVALNLTAPLLLTRAVLPDMLARGRGHLGFVGSIAGRLGVRDEAVYSATKAGLSVFADSLRHETAGRGIVITELVPAVVDTPFFVRRGRPYDRRSPRPVSAERASAALLTAMFAGRPEAYLPRWLYLPVAIRATLPRTYRHLSRHWG
- the hpnH gene encoding adenosyl-hopene transferase HpnH, with protein sequence MSMPLRQSIRVGRYLIGQKLRRKKYFPLLVELEPLFACNLACAGCGKIQHPADVLKRRMPVEQAVGAVLESGAPMVSIAGGEPLMHPQIDVIVNELVKRRKYVILCTNAALMTKKLDKFRPSPYFSWAVHIDGLKERHDASVCKDGVFDQAVEAIREAKRRGFRVTSNTTFFSTDTPQTVIEVLDYLNDELAVDQMMLSPAYAYDKAPDQEHFLGVTETRSMFRKAFADGRRRKWRLNHSPLFLDFLEGKIDFPCTAWAIPSYSLFGWQRPCYLMNDGYTKTYKELIETTDWSSYGRGKDSRCANCMAHCGYEPTAVLATMNSLTQSIRALRSTS